The following proteins come from a genomic window of Carcharodon carcharias isolate sCarCar2 chromosome 10, sCarCar2.pri, whole genome shotgun sequence:
- the cdkn1cb gene encoding cyclin-dependent kinase inhibitor 1C: protein MSSVQQLSIGCLERMAARRTYPLHARTAVCRSLFGPIDHDELRRETKSKLREISERDRRKWNFNFATDTPLQGGEYEWEEGEDAPAFYRESIQRGKVRLQCPAPESCNSDTNSSDSAGLESRDSPDMVDRLLGLESNETNQENRSDNLHSGIKAARGSSYLRKRGSTARITDFFVKRKKTIVSKVSSENGSFSGMPGEQAARKRIR from the exons ATGTCCAGCGTGCAGCAGCTCTCCATCGGCTGCCTGGAGAGGATGGCGGCCAGGAGAACCTACCCTCTCCACGCCAGGACGGCCGTGTGCAGGAGCCTCTTCGGACCCATCGACCACGACGAGCTGCGCCGGGAGACCAAGAGCAAACTGCGGGAGATCAGCGAGAGGGACCGGAGGAAGTGGAACTTCAACTTCGCCACCGACACCCCGCTGCAGGGAGGGGAGTACGAGTGGGAAGAAGGCGAGGACGCGCCCGCTTTCTACCGGGAGAGCATCCAGAGGGGAAAGGTCCGACTGCAGTGCCCGGCTCCAGAGTCCTGTAACTCGGACACCAACAGCAGCGATTCCGCCGGCCTGGAGAGCAGGGACTCGCCCGACATGGTCGACCGATTGTTAGGACTGGAAAGCAACGAGACGAACCAGGAAAACCGATCGGATAACTTGCACTCAGGAATTAAAGCAGCCAGAGGGTCGTCTTACTTGCGCAAAAGGGGATCCACGGCACGCATCACAG atTTTTTCGTCAAGCGAAAGAAGACGATCGTATCTAAAGTTTCCAGTGAgaacgggtctttttctgggaTGCCGGGGGAACAGGCTGCACGCAAGAGAATACGATAA